A genomic segment from Nodularia sphaerocarpa UHCC 0038 encodes:
- a CDS encoding sensor histidine kinase has protein sequence MDFSLLLAENADSILQEWVAAVLQDRKIESAEDLPYTAIQNHLPDVLKAMVTVLSKSQSSDIQSIITASWDHGILRAKQGFDPAEITHEYHLLREVIFDTLESQLLKGTPSEIIRSMRLIDAVIDEAIAQCVHSYIGERLEEFKHLYSSLVLHNQQLNRLVLANQEHISQLAHDLKHPLSSIIGYSDLFLRQQRKKPELKDNYANIEHIERVLRNGRQLLRLINDVLEISRFDAGQTKLNPVLINVRELIDSICEMFQPLADEKKLQVIVDYDSIPEKVVTDEYQLQQIMTNLVSNAIRYTESGTVAIQCHLLDHNQWSIAVSDTGIGITPENQSQIFEPYFRANSGNRSYLPDSTGLGLAIVTRLVKLLQGKIDLVSEVGVGSTFTVTMPLELE, from the coding sequence ATGGATTTTAGTCTATTACTGGCTGAAAATGCTGATAGCATTCTCCAAGAATGGGTTGCAGCCGTTCTTCAAGATAGAAAAATTGAAAGTGCGGAAGACTTACCTTATACAGCAATCCAAAATCATCTTCCCGATGTGTTAAAAGCAATGGTAACTGTGCTGTCCAAGTCTCAGAGTAGTGATATTCAGTCTATAATTACGGCAAGTTGGGATCATGGAATACTTCGGGCTAAACAAGGCTTTGATCCCGCAGAAATTACTCATGAATACCATCTGTTAAGAGAGGTAATATTTGATACTCTTGAATCACAATTATTGAAGGGAACACCTTCAGAAATTATCCGTTCGATGCGTTTAATTGATGCTGTCATAGATGAAGCGATCGCTCAGTGTGTTCATAGTTATATTGGAGAACGTTTAGAGGAATTTAAGCATTTATATTCATCATTAGTGCTGCATAATCAGCAACTCAATCGCTTGGTTCTCGCCAATCAAGAGCATATTTCTCAACTCGCCCATGATCTGAAACATCCTTTAAGTTCGATTATTGGTTACTCAGATTTATTTTTACGCCAACAACGAAAAAAGCCAGAACTCAAAGATAACTACGCCAATATTGAACATATTGAGCGCGTTTTACGCAATGGTAGACAATTACTCCGTTTAATTAACGATGTCCTCGAAATTTCGCGGTTTGATGCAGGTCAGACAAAACTTAATCCTGTACTGATTAATGTCCGGGAATTAATCGATAGTATATGTGAAATGTTTCAGCCTTTAGCTGATGAAAAAAAATTACAAGTGATCGTCGATTACGATAGCATCCCGGAAAAAGTAGTTACAGATGAATATCAATTACAACAGATTATGACTAATCTGGTGAGTAATGCAATTCGATATACAGAGTCAGGGACTGTTGCTATCCAATGTCATTTGCTGGATCATAATCAATGGTCAATAGCAGTTTCTGACACGGGAATTGGAATTACACCAGAAAACCAAAGCCAAATCTTTGAACCCTACTTTCGCGCTAATTCAGGTAATCGGTCTTATCTTCCTGATAGTACAGGGTTGGGATTAGCCATAGTTACTCGTTTAGTAAAATTATTACAAGGTAAAATTGATTTAGTTTCCGAAGTAGGAGTAGGTTCTACATTCACAGTAACTATGCCTTTGGAACTAGAATGA
- a CDS encoding universal stress protein yields MLVRLQSAIGRDDLIEQMVLLPEPKKPFSPEVQAVNIIVAYNASPNSHTALDLAFCIAHQTRLATNAQVNVQAVYVVENHDQNQFVDLSNFTPPLPNLECPVSAVSSFDIPVLTQSKLRGMTQCLPEKTIVPLQEADKIIWQARSLAEEWQGSFKSHLRFGCVATELKKVVQLEAADILFLGCKSVNHSMIKILGSNFPCAILGIPNGIDE; encoded by the coding sequence ATGTTAGTGCGTTTGCAAAGCGCCATCGGTCGAGATGACTTAATTGAGCAAATGGTATTATTACCAGAGCCAAAAAAACCTTTTTCTCCAGAAGTTCAAGCTGTTAACATAATCGTTGCTTATAATGCTTCGCCTAATAGTCATACTGCACTCGATTTAGCCTTCTGCATTGCCCACCAAACGCGTTTAGCTACAAATGCACAAGTGAACGTGCAAGCCGTTTATGTAGTAGAAAATCACGATCAGAATCAGTTTGTAGATTTGTCGAATTTTACGCCACCTCTGCCGAATTTAGAATGTCCAGTCAGTGCAGTATCAAGCTTTGATATCCCCGTCTTAACTCAATCAAAATTAAGAGGAATGACACAATGTTTACCAGAAAAAACCATTGTTCCTCTCCAAGAAGCCGACAAAATTATTTGGCAAGCACGAAGCCTAGCTGAAGAATGGCAAGGTTCTTTTAAATCTCATCTGCGGTTTGGTTGCGTCGCGACAGAACTGAAAAAAGTTGTGCAATTGGAAGCTGCTGATATCTTGTTTTTGGGATGTAAGTCTGTTAATCATTCCATGATCAAAATACTAGGTTCTAATTTTCCCTGTGCCATTTTAGGTATACCCAATGGTATTGATGAATAA
- a CDS encoding SLC13 family permease produces the protein MENWQAVFSLFIFISVIVLLITEWVHLTIAAFLGALLLVFANVMTLPEAIGYISKSHGTLGLFFGVMVFVRAFESTKIFDYLATQIVLLAKGEGKRLLLGIVGIVTPICAVLPNATTVMLLAPLIPPMAQELGINFVPLLILMVFVANSAGLLTLVGDPATFIVGDAVNISFIDYLWNLSLGGVIAVGVVILSLPILFRKIWNTKLETLSELPHPQINHPRVLTVGAVIVALVLIFFVIGESLPIPISPAAAALLGAALALLLSHHSKIDSVNNILRDVDWSTLIFFMSIFVLIGGLEKTGIINGLSGIFAAILGKNIFLGSLALLFFVGILSSLIPNIPLVVGMVPLLKQYIVTVGLAPAEVLAPDFMGQFPPEVLPLFYAMMFGATLGGNGTLVGASSNIVAAGIAEQHGRRISFKTFLHYGIPVMLVQLVALALYVMVRFLF, from the coding sequence GTGGAAAATTGGCAAGCAGTTTTCAGTTTGTTCATTTTTATCAGTGTAATTGTCTTACTAATAACGGAATGGGTGCATTTAACTATTGCTGCCTTTTTGGGAGCATTATTGTTAGTTTTTGCTAACGTCATGACTTTACCAGAAGCGATTGGTTACATTAGTAAAAGTCATGGAACACTGGGTTTATTTTTCGGAGTTATGGTATTTGTGCGAGCCTTTGAGTCTACTAAAATATTTGATTATTTAGCGACTCAAATAGTGCTATTAGCTAAGGGTGAAGGCAAGCGTCTATTACTTGGTATTGTGGGAATTGTCACTCCCATTTGTGCAGTTTTACCCAATGCTACAACAGTGATGTTATTAGCACCGTTAATTCCACCAATGGCGCAAGAATTAGGGATAAATTTTGTACCTTTACTGATTTTAATGGTCTTTGTTGCTAATAGTGCGGGACTGCTAACACTCGTTGGTGATCCAGCTACCTTTATTGTGGGAGATGCAGTTAATATTAGCTTTATAGATTATTTATGGAACTTAAGTTTAGGGGGAGTAATTGCGGTTGGTGTTGTGATATTATCACTACCAATTTTATTCCGAAAAATTTGGAATACGAAACTAGAAACTTTGTCAGAACTCCCACACCCACAAATCAATCATCCACGAGTTCTGACTGTGGGTGCAGTGATTGTAGCTTTAGTATTAATCTTTTTTGTAATTGGGGAATCTTTGCCTATACCTATTTCACCTGCGGCTGCGGCTTTACTAGGTGCAGCTTTAGCTTTGCTGCTATCTCACCATAGCAAAATTGATTCTGTGAATAATATATTGCGAGATGTAGACTGGAGTACATTAATCTTTTTCATGAGTATTTTTGTGTTAATTGGAGGGCTGGAAAAAACCGGAATAATTAATGGTTTATCTGGAATATTTGCCGCAATTCTGGGTAAAAATATTTTCTTGGGTTCTTTAGCTTTGTTATTTTTTGTGGGGATATTATCTAGCTTGATACCCAATATTCCCTTAGTAGTAGGGATGGTTCCCTTACTAAAACAATATATCGTCACTGTCGGATTAGCACCTGCGGAAGTTTTAGCCCCAGATTTTATGGGTCAGTTTCCCCCAGAAGTGCTACCACTGTTTTACGCTATGATGTTTGGTGCGACTTTAGGAGGAAATGGCACATTAGTGGGAGCATCTTCTAATATCGTAGCCGCAGGTATTGCGGAACAACACGGACGACGCATTTCGTTTAAAACTTTTCTCCATTATGGGATTCCTGTGATGCTTGTGCAACTGGTGGCGTTAGCATTGTATGTAATGGTGCGTTTTCTTTTTTGA
- a CDS encoding chlorophyll a/b-binding protein — METRETRPSTDLPPVAKAYNGVDRNAFLFGFNPQAELWNGRLAMIGFLAYLLWDLAGYSVLRDILHLIKY, encoded by the coding sequence ATGGAAACTAGAGAAACTCGTCCTTCCACTGATTTACCACCAGTTGCTAAAGCTTATAACGGTGTAGACCGCAACGCATTTCTGTTTGGTTTTAATCCTCAAGCCGAACTGTGGAATGGTCGGCTTGCAATGATTGGCTTTTTGGCTTACTTACTGTGGGATTTAGCTGGATATAGTGTCTTACGGGACATACTCCACCTGATTAAATATTAG
- a CDS encoding chlorophyll a/b-binding protein, whose protein sequence is METRETRPSTDLPPVALEYNGRDRNAFLFGFNPQAELWNGRFAMIGFLAYLLWDLAGYSVLRDVLHLIGY, encoded by the coding sequence ATGGAAACTCGAGAAACTCGCCCTTCCACTGATTTACCACCAGTTGCGTTGGAATACAATGGTAGAGACCGCAATGCATTTCTATTTGGTTTTAATCCTCAAGCCGAACTGTGGAATGGTCGCTTCGCAATGATTGGCTTTTTGGCTTATTTACTTTGGGATTTAGCTGGATATAGCGTTCTGCGGGACGTGCTACATCTCATTGGTTATTAA
- a CDS encoding ISAs1 family transposase: protein MSTGFKKKCKTRKSVTPGVDSKEITSNFVQYFTEIKDPRAERTRLHLLTDIITISLLAVIAGAEGWEDIEEYGLSKKEWLETFLELPEGIPSPDTFRRVFERINPKEFEQCFRNWVQSLVEKLGVEVVAIDGKTHRGSYDRESKLKALHTVSAWACENRLILGQTKVSCKSNEITAIPALLETLDLSGCIITIDAMGTQKSIAEHIIAGNADYILSLKDNHPTLHQQVKNWFEIAQSLDFKDIDVSISQRVEKGHHRIENRTCYTVPVSQLPALHEQNQWAGLTTVVMVVRKVQHWNKTTHEVQFYITSLDSDANKIASAIRQYWGIENSVHWTLDVTFHEDECRIRSMHSPQNFALLRRIALNALNRESTFRRSIREKSRRAAMNDQYMVSVLAASLANYSPLL, encoded by the coding sequence ATGTCAACAGGATTTAAGAAGAAGTGCAAAACCAGAAAATCTGTTACACCCGGTGTAGACAGTAAAGAGATTACCAGTAACTTTGTTCAATACTTTACGGAAATCAAAGACCCTAGAGCGGAAAGGACTCGATTGCATTTACTTACCGATATTATCACTATATCCTTGTTGGCAGTCATAGCAGGTGCAGAAGGCTGGGAAGATATTGAGGAATATGGACTAAGTAAAAAAGAGTGGTTAGAGACATTTTTAGAACTACCAGAAGGAATACCCAGCCCAGATACATTTAGAAGAGTATTTGAGAGAATAAACCCCAAAGAATTTGAGCAATGTTTTCGCAATTGGGTGCAATCATTAGTGGAGAAATTGGGTGTAGAAGTAGTTGCGATAGATGGTAAAACGCATCGAGGGTCATATGATCGAGAATCCAAACTAAAAGCCTTACATACAGTCAGCGCATGGGCTTGTGAAAATAGGTTAATTTTAGGACAAACAAAGGTTAGTTGTAAATCAAATGAAATCACCGCAATTCCAGCACTGTTAGAGACTCTGGACTTGTCTGGCTGTATTATTACTATTGATGCAATGGGTACACAAAAATCAATTGCCGAACACATTATAGCCGGGAATGCTGATTATATCTTAAGCCTGAAAGATAATCATCCGACGCTACACCAACAAGTGAAAAATTGGTTTGAAATAGCACAATCTCTAGACTTTAAAGATATTGATGTCAGTATTAGTCAACGAGTCGAAAAAGGACATCACCGCATTGAGAATCGCACTTGTTATACTGTTCCCGTATCACAACTACCAGCACTTCATGAACAAAATCAGTGGGCAGGATTAACAACAGTAGTCATGGTAGTTCGCAAGGTTCAGCATTGGAATAAAACCACTCATGAAGTTCAATTTTACATTACTAGTCTTGATAGTGATGCTAACAAAATTGCTAGTGCTATTCGACAGTATTGGGGGATTGAAAACTCTGTTCATTGGACATTGGATGTTACTTTCCATGAAGATGAATGTCGGATTCGTTCCATGCACAGTCCACAAAACTTTGCTTTACTACGTCGCATTGCCCTCAATGCCTTAAACCGAGAATCAACTTTTCGTCGCAGTATTCGAGAAAAGTCAAGGCGAGCTGCTATGAATGATCAGTACATGGTTTCTGTGTTAGCAGCATCCCTCGCAAACTATTCTCCTCTACTATAA
- a CDS encoding PCP reductase family protein — protein sequence MSESIKWTADAEAKLKEIPFFVRPFARKKIENYAEENSIFLITLEIYEDVKKQFN from the coding sequence ATGAGTGAATCAATTAAATGGACTGCTGACGCTGAAGCTAAACTCAAGGAAATCCCTTTTTTTGTCCGTCCTTTTGCCCGTAAAAAGATTGAAAATTATGCTGAGGAGAATAGTATTTTTCTAATCACTCTGGAAATTTATGAAGATGTGAAAAAACAATTTAATTAA
- the thiC gene encoding phosphomethylpyrimidine synthase, with translation MRTEWVAKRRGQSNVTQMHYARQGVITEEMHYVAKRENLPVDLIRDEVARGRMIIPANINHTNLEPMAIGIASRCKVNANIGASPNSSNLQEEVDKLNLAVKYGADTLMDLSTGGGNLDEIRTAIINASSIPIGTVPVYQALESVHGTIENLTADDFLHIIEKHAQQGVDYQTIHAGILIEHLPLVRDRITGIVSRGGGILARWMLHHHKQNPLYTHYNDIIEIFKRYDVSFSLGDSLRPGCTHDASDAAQLAELKTLGQLTRRAWEDDVQVMVEGPGHVPMDQIEFNVRKQMEECSEAPFYVLGPLVTDIAPGYDHITSAIGAAMAGWYGTAMLCYVTPKEHLGLPNAEDVRNGLIAYKIAAHAADIARHRPGARDRDDELSAARYNFDWNRQFELSLDPERAKEYHDETLPADIYKTAEFCSMCGPKFCPMQTKVDADALTELEKFLAKEPVTQG, from the coding sequence ATGCGGACAGAATGGGTTGCTAAACGTCGTGGACAGAGTAATGTCACTCAGATGCACTACGCGCGTCAGGGTGTTATTACCGAAGAAATGCACTACGTGGCCAAGCGGGAAAACCTGCCTGTAGACCTGATTCGTGATGAAGTAGCGCGGGGACGAATGATTATCCCGGCTAACATTAATCATACCAACTTAGAACCGATGGCGATCGGCATCGCGTCCAGATGTAAAGTTAATGCTAATATCGGCGCTTCTCCCAACTCTTCTAATCTTCAAGAAGAAGTGGATAAGTTGAATTTAGCGGTGAAATACGGTGCTGATACTCTGATGGACTTGTCCACAGGTGGCGGTAACTTGGATGAAATTCGCACCGCTATTATTAATGCTTCATCTATTCCTATTGGCACAGTACCAGTTTATCAAGCTTTAGAAAGTGTCCACGGCACAATTGAAAATCTCACCGCCGACGACTTTCTGCACATTATCGAAAAACACGCCCAACAAGGTGTAGATTATCAAACTATTCACGCCGGGATTTTAATTGAACATTTACCGTTAGTCAGAGACCGGATTACAGGTATTGTCTCTCGTGGTGGTGGTATTTTGGCGCGGTGGATGCTGCATCACCACAAACAAAACCCCCTGTATACCCATTACAACGACATCATTGAGATTTTCAAAAGATACGATGTCTCCTTCAGTTTGGGTGATTCCCTGCGTCCTGGCTGTACTCATGATGCCTCAGATGCTGCACAATTAGCAGAACTGAAAACCCTCGGACAGCTAACCCGCAGAGCTTGGGAAGATGATGTACAGGTGATGGTAGAAGGGCCTGGACACGTCCCAATGGATCAAATTGAGTTCAATGTCCGCAAGCAGATGGAAGAGTGTTCTGAAGCACCTTTCTATGTATTGGGACCATTGGTGACAGATATTGCTCCTGGTTATGACCACATTACCTCGGCAATTGGCGCAGCAATGGCTGGTTGGTACGGAACTGCAATGCTGTGTTATGTTACACCGAAAGAACATTTAGGCTTGCCCAATGCTGAAGATGTCCGCAATGGTTTGATTGCTTATAAAATAGCGGCTCATGCGGCGGATATTGCTAGACATCGCCCAGGTGCGAGAGACAGAGATGATGAACTCTCAGCAGCTCGTTATAACTTTGATTGGAATCGTCAGTTTGAATTATCTTTAGACCCAGAAAGAGCTAAGGAATATCACGACGAAACTCTACCAGCAGATATTTACAAAACTGCTGAGTTCTGTTCGATGTGTGGTCCGAAGTTCTGCCCCATGCAAACCAAAGTTGATGCTGATGCGTTGACTGAACTTGAGAAGTTCTTGGCGAAGGAACCTGTAACTCAAGGTTAA
- a CDS encoding acyltransferase — MNTKETKTKNRIVYYDAIKVLAIYLVCIYHYNNLNSNILINQNFETWINYFFAGFSSMGVPLFFMVNGSLLLNKSYKLRNHFNKTLCLYILCFLWSFISLSFFILSQGSTYSFKGLLFAVFYLSEPGINNHLWFLQALIAIYLLFPIIKQIYDSPQQKILYWFSFIVFIFSFGNLFLNTLVNSIDFIFGWDYIPSDSFNFFPVINPLGNYYYGSFYFILGGLLSKRVSTNQIYISKKILLISFCIAAFTLFLYGVIMTYSNHSIYDTVWNGYSSVMTLLMSISTFIFLAQINYINENVNHFFRIISSNTFGIYLIHRFVGATTIPHLKALILGGSLPVNILYGFLVMLSSLLIVLIIKNVPLLRKIVEL; from the coding sequence ATGAACACAAAGGAAACCAAAACTAAAAATAGAATAGTTTACTATGATGCCATCAAGGTTTTAGCAATTTACTTAGTTTGTATTTATCATTATAATAATTTGAACTCTAATATTCTGATTAATCAAAACTTTGAGACATGGATAAATTACTTTTTTGCTGGATTTTCAAGTATGGGAGTCCCATTATTTTTTATGGTGAATGGCTCTTTGCTATTGAACAAGTCATACAAGCTGAGGAATCATTTTAATAAAACCCTCTGTTTATATATCTTATGTTTTTTATGGAGTTTTATATCTCTGAGTTTTTTTATCCTGTCCCAAGGTAGTACATACTCTTTTAAAGGTCTCCTATTCGCTGTTTTTTATTTATCTGAACCAGGCATAAACAATCATTTATGGTTTTTACAAGCATTAATTGCCATTTATTTATTATTTCCCATAATTAAGCAAATTTATGATTCTCCCCAACAGAAAATACTATATTGGTTTTCTTTTATAGTTTTTATTTTTTCTTTTGGAAATTTATTTTTAAATACCTTGGTAAACTCAATTGATTTTATTTTTGGCTGGGATTATATTCCCAGTGATTCTTTTAATTTTTTTCCTGTAATAAATCCATTGGGAAATTATTATTATGGTTCTTTTTATTTTATTCTTGGCGGTCTGCTCTCTAAAAGAGTTTCAACAAATCAAATTTATATATCAAAAAAAATCCTCTTAATATCTTTCTGTATTGCTGCTTTTACACTGTTTTTGTACGGGGTAATAATGACATACTCAAACCATAGTATTTATGATACCGTTTGGAATGGATATTCTTCTGTAATGACCCTATTGATGTCAATTTCAACTTTTATCTTCCTTGCCCAAATCAACTATATTAACGAAAATGTCAACCATTTTTTTAGAATTATTAGTTCAAACACATTTGGTATATATTTGATTCATAGATTTGTTGGGGCAACAACAATCCCACATCTGAAGGCTTTAATCTTAGGTGGAAGTCTGCCAGTAAACATTCTCTATGGATTTTTAGTGATGTTAAGTTCATTATTGATCGTGCTAATTATCAAAAACGTACCTCTTCTGAGAAAAATAGTTGAATTGTAA
- a CDS encoding rRNA large subunit pseudouridine synthase E, producing MANYYRYIIFYKPYGVLSQFTQETPKHSTLKDYIPVRDVYPVGRLDWDSEGLLLLTNDGQLQHRLAHPRFGHQRTYWVQVERIPDVDAINQLQTGVEIQDYRTQPAQVRLLLEAPHLPERNPPIRFRQNIPTAWLEMTLTEGKNRQVRRMTAAVGFPTLRLVRVSIAHLNLDGLQLGEWRDLMPTELEFLHNLPKNYNSVSRAITPRRK from the coding sequence ATGGCTAATTATTACCGATATATTATTTTTTACAAGCCCTATGGAGTCCTCAGCCAGTTTACGCAGGAAACACCGAAACATAGCACGTTGAAGGACTATATCCCGGTTCGGGATGTTTATCCTGTGGGGCGTTTGGACTGGGACAGCGAAGGTTTATTACTCTTGACGAACGATGGACAGTTACAACATCGCCTCGCTCATCCTCGCTTTGGACATCAACGCACTTACTGGGTGCAGGTAGAGCGCATTCCTGATGTGGATGCTATCAACCAGTTACAAACAGGTGTGGAAATTCAAGATTATCGCACTCAACCAGCGCAAGTCCGACTTTTGTTAGAAGCGCCGCACCTACCTGAACGGAACCCGCCAATTAGATTTCGCCAAAATATTCCTACAGCTTGGTTGGAAATGACATTGACTGAGGGCAAAAATCGCCAAGTGCGGCGCATGACTGCGGCTGTGGGATTTCCCACTTTGCGACTGGTGCGGGTAAGCATCGCCCATCTCAATTTGGATGGTCTACAGTTAGGTGAATGGCGCGACCTTATGCCTACAGAACTGGAATTTTTACATAATTTGCCTAAAAACTACAACAGCGTTTCTAGGGCTATTACCCCAAGGCGAAAATAA
- a CDS encoding serine/threonine phosphatase: MLICPQCTFENPNANKFCQSCGASLTHKVCPECSTEVPVNAQFCHYCGAESGTVWQAIIAKSGTGGEEVQELSPTPAISLLQLTAGAYLDPEQRYQLLEPLLAAEENLSHAQMCVKVLDCEPYQVSPIEAILAHEQQGLVMPSLEISEVSRLAKAYIVLQSQSHPGIPAIHDAWQQDDMQVLLIEDRSDWQSLVGLWQCETTSTLQILHCLYQMTQLWDVLETVNCRQSLLDLSNLRLDEDQILVLQQLYVEPLNQELNMVCSEEGDLETTIPEPPLTIQALGQVWQALFRQSQRTQFGSVIQILADLELGKIQTVDLLRSRLKEIAAELETPVTKTSDSMKDKNTAAPTILQSDDLDDYSAKADDMPTVVLSMQLSSLEDAGRTDVGRQRDHNEDCFGVETKINKLELPKKRVLQARGLYILCDGMGGHAGGEVASELAVNTVREYFDQHWIPPQMPLEGMLREAVYLANQAIYEVNQEELRSGIKRMGTTLVMLLIQGTQAAVAHVGDSRLYRLTRKRGLEQITVDHEVGQREISRGVEASIAYARPDAYQLTQALGPRDQNSINPDVQFFEITEDCLFILVSDGLSDNDVLEIHGQNQLVPLISSGANLEKGVTDLIDLGNQYNGHDNITAILIRAKVRPDMDS, encoded by the coding sequence ATGCTGATTTGCCCTCAGTGTACATTTGAAAACCCGAATGCTAACAAATTCTGTCAAAGCTGTGGTGCATCCCTGACGCACAAGGTTTGTCCTGAGTGCAGTACCGAAGTACCCGTGAATGCACAATTTTGTCATTACTGTGGTGCTGAATCCGGCACGGTTTGGCAAGCAATTATTGCTAAGTCAGGGACTGGAGGAGAAGAGGTTCAAGAACTCTCCCCTACTCCCGCCATTTCTCTATTACAACTCACAGCCGGTGCTTATTTAGACCCAGAACAACGTTATCAATTGTTGGAACCGCTATTAGCCGCAGAGGAAAATCTTTCTCACGCTCAAATGTGTGTGAAGGTGTTGGACTGTGAGCCATATCAAGTATCGCCGATTGAGGCTATACTCGCTCATGAGCAACAGGGACTGGTGATGCCATCACTGGAAATAAGTGAAGTTTCTCGTCTGGCGAAAGCTTATATTGTCTTACAATCCCAATCTCACCCAGGTATACCAGCAATTCATGATGCCTGGCAACAAGATGATATGCAGGTGCTACTGATCGAAGACCGTTCTGATTGGCAGTCTTTAGTGGGTTTATGGCAATGCGAAACAACATCGACGTTACAAATTTTACACTGTCTTTATCAAATGACCCAACTCTGGGATGTGTTAGAAACAGTGAATTGTCGTCAAAGTTTGTTGGATTTGTCGAATCTGCGCTTAGATGAAGATCAAATACTTGTGCTACAGCAATTGTATGTAGAACCACTGAATCAAGAGCTAAATATGGTATGCTCTGAAGAGGGAGACTTAGAAACAACTATTCCAGAGCCACCTTTAACTATTCAAGCTTTGGGGCAAGTTTGGCAGGCACTATTTAGACAATCCCAACGGACTCAATTTGGTTCTGTGATCCAGATTTTAGCAGATTTGGAATTAGGTAAAATTCAGACGGTTGATTTGTTGCGATCGCGTTTAAAGGAAATCGCGGCTGAATTAGAAACACCTGTTACCAAAACTTCTGATTCTATGAAAGACAAAAATACTGCCGCACCCACTATTTTGCAATCAGATGATCTAGATGATTACTCTGCCAAAGCTGATGATATGCCCACTGTGGTACTGTCAATGCAATTGAGCAGTTTGGAAGATGCCGGACGCACTGATGTCGGTCGTCAACGTGATCACAATGAGGACTGCTTTGGGGTTGAAACCAAAATCAACAAGCTGGAATTGCCCAAAAAACGAGTTTTGCAAGCCCGTGGTTTGTATATTCTCTGCGATGGTATGGGTGGTCATGCTGGGGGTGAAGTAGCCAGTGAGTTGGCAGTTAATACTGTCAGAGAATACTTTGATCAACATTGGATTCCTCCGCAAATGCCTCTGGAAGGTATGCTGCGTGAGGCAGTATATTTAGCTAATCAAGCAATTTATGAGGTAAATCAAGAAGAACTCCGTTCTGGTATCAAGCGCATGGGTACTACTTTGGTGATGCTGTTAATTCAAGGTACTCAAGCAGCTGTCGCCCATGTGGGAGATAGTCGCCTTTACCGCCTGACACGCAAGCGGGGATTGGAACAAATCACCGTAGATCACGAAGTGGGTCAACGAGAAATTTCTAGAGGTGTGGAAGCCAGTATAGCCTATGCTCGTCCAGATGCTTATCAGCTTACTCAAGCCTTGGGGCCTCGTGATCAAAACTCAATTAATCCCGATGTGCAGTTTTTTGAGATTACTGAAGATTGCCTTTTCATCCTGGTATCAGATGGTTTGTCAGATAATGATGTCCTAGAAATTCATGGGCAGAATCAACTCGTTCCCCTAATCAGTTCTGGGGCTAACTTGGAAAAGGGAGTCACAGATTTAATTGATTTAGGAAACCAATACAATGGTCATGACAATATTACTGCCATACTTATCAGAGCTAAAGTGCGCCCAGATATGGACAGTTAA